In Georgenia soli, a genomic segment contains:
- a CDS encoding HIT family protein, producing the protein MSTVFTQIIDGRIPGRFVWADERCVVFSTIAPITDGHMLVVPREEVDQYTDADDELLAHLAVVAKNVGRAQQAAFGSPRAAVLVAGFEVEHLHLHVLPAWDEQSLRFDNARHDVPGEELDAAAERVREALREAGHGDRVPVQLSSAALG; encoded by the coding sequence ATGAGCACCGTGTTCACGCAGATCATCGACGGCCGGATCCCCGGGCGGTTCGTGTGGGCGGACGAGCGCTGCGTCGTCTTCTCCACCATCGCCCCGATCACCGACGGGCACATGCTCGTGGTCCCGCGCGAGGAGGTCGACCAGTACACCGACGCCGACGACGAGCTGCTCGCGCACCTCGCCGTGGTGGCCAAGAACGTCGGGCGTGCGCAGCAGGCGGCGTTCGGGTCGCCGCGGGCGGCGGTGCTGGTGGCCGGGTTCGAGGTGGAGCACCTGCACCTGCACGTGCTGCCCGCCTGGGACGAGCAGTCGCTGCGCTTCGACAACGCCCGCCACGACGTGCCCGGCGAGGAGCTCGACGCCGCGGCGGAGCGGGTGCGCGAGGCGCTGCGGGAGGCCGGGCACGGCGACCGCGTCCCGGTGCAGCTGAGCTCGGCCGCTCTCGGCTAG
- a CDS encoding metallophosphoesterase family protein: protein MSSAGGTRRRWEWWHRQAPATRQTVRGVLAFLLTGLVAVVLGVTTATTHSSLGPHEADYHVTLDRQVSLRMGPLGDVIIDSPLPWPLGAEVVVREIPTDLEMTGSPMPGLLADLEAYGQLFGQPEAAIADAVRGLVTDALGRTAVAWSLMLVLLAAGRLASHGRLRDELRAALARPGVAVLTGAFVLGGLTAVVVPETRQDEPVGYSPPVLDGTPLEGARITGRLADLVAVYGQTARDAFEENEAFYALASENLVAAHEAAAEAPQDRSRQAPEDGGARAAETAGTTADGTSGPAADAPSGPPEAASSDAAEAATSATAEGPDPDPVTLLLVSDLHCNVGMADVIATAVELTGAEVLLDAGDTVMSGTSVESYCVDAFARAVPDDVPVVVSTGNHDSVTTADQERRAGWRVLGGEVVDVAGVRILGDTDPTLTAVGAGTRPERQESVPEMADRLSEVACAAAEDGDPVDILLVHNPRAGAPTLDAGCARLQLSGHWHRTVGPELAGAGVRYVSTSSGGGAGGGATVGPLTGEAELTVLRLDRATGEPMDFRRIQIGTDASVRLQPWQEFPRQGTAALPEADGAGGADPAGTDPTGADPAGTDPTGTDPTGADPTATAPTDG from the coding sequence ATGAGCAGCGCGGGTGGAACCAGGCGACGGTGGGAGTGGTGGCACCGGCAGGCGCCGGCGACCCGGCAGACCGTCCGCGGCGTGCTCGCCTTCCTGCTCACCGGCCTCGTCGCGGTGGTGCTCGGGGTGACCACCGCGACCACGCACTCCTCCCTCGGCCCCCACGAGGCCGACTACCACGTCACCCTCGACCGTCAGGTGTCGCTGCGGATGGGGCCGCTGGGGGACGTGATCATCGACTCCCCGCTGCCCTGGCCGCTCGGCGCGGAGGTCGTGGTCCGCGAGATACCGACGGACCTGGAGATGACCGGGTCGCCGATGCCCGGGCTGCTGGCCGACCTGGAGGCGTACGGCCAGCTCTTCGGCCAGCCGGAGGCGGCGATCGCCGACGCGGTGCGCGGGCTGGTCACCGACGCCCTCGGCCGCACCGCCGTCGCCTGGTCGCTCATGCTCGTGCTGCTGGCGGCCGGTCGGCTCGCCTCCCACGGGCGCCTGCGTGACGAGCTCCGGGCCGCTCTCGCCCGACCCGGGGTCGCCGTCCTCACGGGCGCCTTCGTGCTCGGCGGCCTGACCGCCGTCGTGGTGCCCGAGACGCGGCAGGACGAGCCCGTCGGCTACAGCCCGCCCGTGCTGGACGGGACCCCGCTCGAGGGAGCGCGGATCACCGGCCGCCTGGCCGACCTCGTCGCCGTGTACGGCCAGACCGCGCGTGACGCCTTCGAGGAGAACGAGGCGTTCTACGCCCTCGCCTCGGAGAACCTCGTCGCCGCCCACGAGGCGGCGGCCGAGGCGCCGCAGGACCGCAGCAGGCAGGCACCGGAGGACGGCGGGGCGCGTGCCGCGGAGACGGCCGGGACGACGGCGGACGGTACCTCGGGGCCCGCGGCGGACGCGCCGTCGGGCCCGCCCGAGGCGGCGTCCTCGGACGCGGCGGAGGCCGCGACCTCGGCCACCGCCGAGGGACCCGATCCCGACCCCGTCACGTTGCTGCTCGTCTCGGACCTGCACTGCAACGTCGGGATGGCGGACGTGATCGCGACCGCCGTGGAGCTGACCGGCGCCGAGGTCCTGCTCGACGCCGGAGACACCGTCATGAGCGGGACGTCCGTCGAGTCCTACTGCGTCGACGCGTTCGCCCGCGCGGTCCCCGACGACGTGCCCGTGGTGGTGTCCACCGGCAACCACGACTCCGTCACGACGGCGGACCAGGAGCGGCGGGCCGGCTGGCGGGTGCTCGGCGGCGAGGTCGTCGACGTCGCCGGGGTGCGCATCCTCGGTGACACCGACCCGACCCTGACCGCCGTCGGGGCCGGCACCCGTCCCGAGCGCCAGGAGTCGGTGCCGGAGATGGCCGACCGACTCTCCGAGGTGGCGTGCGCCGCCGCGGAGGACGGCGACCCGGTGGACATCCTCCTCGTCCACAACCCGCGGGCCGGCGCCCCCACCCTGGACGCGGGGTGCGCCAGGCTGCAGCTGTCCGGGCACTGGCACCGCACGGTCGGTCCGGAGCTGGCCGGTGCCGGTGTGCGCTACGTCAGCACCTCGAGCGGCGGGGGTGCCGGCGGCGGGGCGACGGTCGGGCCGCTGACGGGGGAGGCGGAGCTGACGGTGCTGCGGCTCGACCGCGCCACCGGCGAGCCGATGGACTTCCGGCGGATCCAGATCGGGACCGACGCGTCGGTGCGGCTGCAGCCGTGGCAGGAGTTCCCGCGCCAGGGCACCGCGGCGCTGCCCGAGGCCGACGGCGCAGGCGGCGCCGACCCGGCCGGCACCGACCCGACGGGTGCCGACCCGGCTGGCACCGACCCGACCGGCACCGACCCGACCGGTGCCGACCCGACGGCCACCGCACCGACGGACGGCTGA
- a CDS encoding glutamate-cysteine ligase family protein — protein sequence MGKDVSAKAYTRADHTRYRQAVQRCLDALEEMLDRGSFEQDEWRTGLEIELNLVDADFMPSMKNAEVLEHIDDWRYQTELGRFNIELNVEPRRIDGQSLLQLESAMRRNLNRARDRAGDLGAGIVMVGILPTLPRPEPGRSWFSPNDRYKMLDEAVLASRREDVVIDIRGAERLQMTADTIAVEAACTSTQFHLQVRPNSFARYWNAAQVLAGPQLALGANSPYVFGHQLHAESRIELFLQSTDTRPPELRNQGVRPLVPFGDRWINSIFDLFEENVRYYPALLPETSDEDPFEVLAAGGTPQLSELRLHNGTIYRWNRPIYDVSDGRPHLRVENRVLPSGPTVIDVLANAAFFYGASVDMVLDERPIWSRMSFEAARENFSTAARHGAESRLYWPGVGAVDWDELVLRALLPAAQRGLERLGVASEAADRYLQVIEGRAKQRTNGASWQVAATQAFEARGMDRPAALQAMLKEYVLLMHSNEPVHTWPIP from the coding sequence ATGGGCAAGGACGTCAGTGCCAAGGCCTACACCCGTGCGGACCACACCCGGTACCGGCAGGCGGTCCAGCGCTGCCTCGACGCCCTCGAGGAGATGCTCGACCGGGGGTCCTTCGAGCAGGACGAGTGGCGCACCGGCCTGGAGATCGAGCTGAACCTCGTCGACGCGGACTTCATGCCGTCCATGAAGAACGCCGAGGTGCTCGAGCACATCGACGACTGGCGCTACCAGACCGAGCTCGGGCGGTTCAACATCGAGCTGAACGTCGAACCTCGACGCATCGACGGCCAGTCGCTGCTCCAGCTCGAGTCCGCCATGCGGAGGAACCTCAACCGTGCCCGGGACCGCGCGGGCGACCTCGGTGCCGGCATCGTCATGGTGGGGATCCTGCCCACCCTCCCCCGGCCCGAGCCCGGCCGGTCCTGGTTCTCCCCCAACGACCGGTACAAGATGCTCGACGAGGCGGTCCTCGCCTCCCGGCGGGAGGACGTCGTCATCGACATCCGCGGCGCCGAGCGCCTGCAGATGACCGCGGACACGATCGCCGTGGAGGCCGCCTGCACCTCCACCCAGTTCCACCTCCAGGTACGCCCGAACTCCTTCGCCCGGTACTGGAACGCCGCCCAGGTGCTGGCCGGGCCCCAGCTCGCGCTCGGCGCGAACTCACCCTACGTCTTCGGCCACCAGCTCCACGCCGAGTCGCGGATCGAGCTGTTCCTGCAGTCCACGGACACCCGGCCGCCCGAGCTGCGCAACCAGGGGGTGCGTCCGCTCGTGCCGTTCGGGGACCGGTGGATCAACTCGATCTTCGACCTGTTCGAGGAGAACGTGCGCTACTACCCGGCCCTGCTGCCGGAGACGTCCGACGAGGACCCCTTCGAGGTGCTCGCGGCCGGGGGCACCCCGCAGCTGTCGGAGCTGCGGCTGCACAACGGGACCATCTACCGCTGGAACCGCCCCATCTACGACGTCAGCGACGGCCGCCCCCACCTTCGGGTGGAGAACCGCGTCCTGCCCTCGGGCCCCACCGTCATCGACGTGCTGGCGAACGCGGCCTTCTTCTACGGCGCCTCGGTGGACATGGTGCTCGACGAGCGACCCATCTGGTCACGCATGAGCTTCGAGGCCGCCCGGGAGAACTTCAGCACCGCCGCCCGCCACGGCGCGGAGTCCCGGCTCTACTGGCCAGGCGTCGGCGCCGTGGACTGGGACGAGCTGGTGCTGCGGGCGCTGCTGCCCGCCGCGCAGCGTGGTCTTGAGCGGCTGGGGGTGGCGTCGGAAGCGGCGGACCGGTACCTGCAGGTGATCGAGGGCCGGGCGAAGCAGCGCACGAACGGCGCGAGCTGGCAGGTCGCCGCCACCCAGGCCTTCGAGGCGCGCGGGATGGACCGCCCGGCCGCGCTCCAGGCGATGCTCAAGGAGTACGTCCTGCTCATGCACAGCAACGAACCGGTGCACACGTGGCCGATCCCCTGA
- a CDS encoding amidohydrolase: MTDSSAAQVRPSRGSVAVVGGRVVPVDGEPVENGTVLVVDGVIAAVGTDVAVPDGVRVVDATGRWVLPGFVEAHAHLGVTEEGVGWAGDDVNEMTGPNMAAVRALDAIDIEEQGFRDALVGGVTSAVVKPGSGNPIGGQTVAIKTWGGRTVDEQVIRAAVSVKSALGENPKRVYSEKKQTPSTRLGVAKVIREAFIAAQDYAAARAHATAERKPHQRDLALETLVRVLDGELVWDQHTHRHDDIATAIRLAEEFGYRLVVNHGTEGAKIADVLAEKDIPVIFGPMLTNRSKVELRERAIANLARLAEAGVRVAITTDHPVVPINFLVHQASLAVKEGLDRDVAVRALTLNPAAMLGLDDRVGALRPGLDGDVVVWSGDPLDVYSRAERVFIDGTEVYSTTGGVVERSTRFV; the protein is encoded by the coding sequence ATGACCGACTCCAGCGCCGCCCAGGTCCGTCCCAGCCGCGGGAGCGTCGCCGTCGTCGGCGGGCGCGTCGTCCCGGTGGACGGCGAGCCTGTCGAGAACGGGACCGTGCTCGTCGTCGACGGCGTGATCGCCGCCGTCGGCACGGACGTCGCGGTGCCCGACGGCGTGAGGGTGGTCGACGCCACCGGCCGCTGGGTGCTGCCCGGCTTCGTCGAGGCGCACGCACACCTCGGCGTCACGGAGGAGGGCGTCGGCTGGGCCGGCGACGACGTCAACGAGATGACCGGGCCGAACATGGCCGCGGTGCGCGCCCTGGACGCCATCGACATCGAGGAGCAGGGCTTCCGCGACGCGCTCGTCGGCGGGGTGACCTCCGCCGTCGTCAAGCCCGGCTCGGGCAACCCGATCGGCGGGCAGACGGTGGCGATCAAGACCTGGGGCGGGCGCACCGTCGACGAGCAGGTCATCCGCGCCGCCGTGTCCGTGAAGTCCGCGCTCGGGGAGAACCCGAAGCGGGTGTACTCGGAGAAGAAGCAGACGCCGTCGACCCGGCTCGGGGTGGCCAAGGTGATCCGCGAGGCGTTCATCGCCGCGCAGGACTACGCCGCCGCGCGCGCCCACGCCACGGCCGAACGCAAGCCGCACCAGCGCGACCTCGCCCTGGAGACGCTGGTGCGCGTGCTCGACGGCGAGCTCGTCTGGGACCAGCACACCCACCGGCACGACGACATCGCCACCGCGATCCGCCTGGCCGAGGAGTTCGGCTACCGGCTCGTCGTCAACCACGGCACCGAGGGCGCCAAGATCGCCGACGTCCTGGCGGAGAAAGACATCCCCGTCATCTTCGGCCCGATGCTGACGAACCGGTCCAAGGTCGAGCTGCGCGAGCGGGCGATCGCCAACCTGGCGCGCCTCGCGGAGGCCGGCGTACGCGTCGCGATCACCACCGACCACCCCGTCGTGCCCATCAACTTTCTCGTCCACCAGGCGTCCCTCGCCGTCAAGGAGGGGCTCGACAGGGACGTCGCCGTCCGCGCGCTGACGCTCAACCCGGCCGCGATGCTCGGTCTGGACGACCGGGTCGGCGCGCTTCGTCCCGGCCTCGACGGCGACGTCGTCGTCTGGTCCGGCGACCCGCTGGACGTCTACTCCCGCGCCGAGCGCGTCTTCATCGACGGCACCGAGGTGTACTCGACGACCGGCGGGGTGGTCGAGCGGAGCACACGCTTCGTGTGA
- a CDS encoding lactate racemase domain-containing protein, which produces MTSTTVVPPELVEKASTVGDADGVLTDEQVREQIVGALGRMDLDGRSVALVVPDGTRSVSMPLLMRSVHEALHGRATTVTVLIALGTHAAMSEEALAAHLGYEPGRLEDTYPGWRVLNHEWWKPETFADLGTIPAEEVARYSGGRLTDRPMHVVVNKAVVEHDVSLVVGPVLPHEVVGMSGGNKYFFPGLSGHDVIDMSHWVGALISSFDIIGTRGITPVRALINAAAARIPGEKLCVAVVTEAGTDRLHSVSVGTTESAWEAASDIAAASHITYLDEPVRTVVSVLPTMYDDIWTGAKGFYKLEPVVADGGEVIIYAPHITQVSAMHPGLLKIGYHNRDYFVKQWEKFKDHPWGELAHSTHLRGQGTYDAETGEERNRVTITLATSIPREQVEAVNLRWMDPADVDLDALEADPEVMVVQNAGEVLFRLRERS; this is translated from the coding sequence ATGACCTCGACGACGGTGGTACCCCCGGAGCTGGTGGAGAAGGCGAGCACGGTCGGCGACGCCGACGGCGTGCTGACGGACGAGCAGGTGCGCGAGCAGATCGTCGGTGCGCTCGGCCGCATGGACCTCGACGGGCGCAGCGTGGCGCTCGTCGTCCCCGACGGCACCCGGTCCGTCTCCATGCCGCTGCTCATGCGCTCCGTCCACGAGGCCCTGCACGGACGTGCCACGACGGTCACCGTGCTCATCGCCCTGGGCACCCACGCGGCCATGAGCGAGGAGGCCCTCGCGGCGCACCTGGGCTACGAGCCGGGCCGCCTCGAGGACACCTACCCGGGCTGGCGCGTGCTCAACCACGAGTGGTGGAAGCCCGAGACGTTCGCCGACCTCGGCACGATCCCCGCCGAGGAGGTCGCCCGGTACTCCGGCGGACGGCTCACCGACCGGCCGATGCACGTCGTCGTCAACAAGGCCGTCGTCGAGCACGACGTCTCCCTCGTCGTCGGCCCGGTCCTGCCGCACGAGGTGGTCGGCATGTCCGGCGGCAACAAGTACTTCTTCCCCGGGCTGTCCGGCCACGACGTCATCGACATGTCCCACTGGGTCGGGGCGCTCATCTCCTCCTTCGACATCATCGGCACCCGCGGGATCACGCCGGTGCGGGCCCTTATCAACGCGGCCGCCGCCCGCATCCCGGGCGAGAAGCTGTGCGTCGCCGTCGTCACGGAGGCCGGCACGGACCGACTGCACTCGGTCAGCGTGGGGACCACGGAGTCGGCCTGGGAGGCTGCCTCCGACATCGCGGCCGCCAGCCACATCACCTACCTGGACGAGCCCGTCAGGACGGTGGTCTCCGTCCTGCCCACCATGTACGACGACATCTGGACCGGGGCCAAGGGCTTCTACAAGCTCGAGCCGGTGGTGGCCGACGGCGGCGAGGTGATCATCTACGCCCCGCACATCACCCAGGTCTCGGCCATGCACCCCGGACTCCTGAAGATCGGTTACCACAACCGCGACTACTTCGTGAAGCAGTGGGAGAAGTTCAAGGACCACCCGTGGGGCGAGCTGGCGCACTCCACGCACCTGCGCGGGCAGGGCACCTACGACGCCGAGACCGGCGAGGAGAGGAACCGGGTCACCATCACGCTCGCCACCTCGATCCCGCGCGAGCAGGTGGAGGCCGTGAACCTGCGGTGGATGGACCCGGCCGACGTCGACCTCGACGCCCTCGAGGCGGACCCGGAGGTCATGGTCGTGCAGAACGCCGGCGAGGTGCTCTTCCGGCTGCGGGAGAGGTCCTGA
- the larB gene encoding nickel pincer cofactor biosynthesis protein LarB, whose translation MADGTGPLTHASKAVAQGDLAVDGVAELDHDRARRRGYPEAVFCEGKSPAQLRAIATALLERHRGAPAEQVPRTLFTRADAERAAAVLEVLPDAFHDPEARLLAWPAAPPEATGGLVVVACAGTSDLPVAREAELTARYLGRRTELVIDVGVAGLHRILARTGTLRAAAAVVVVAGMDGALPGVVAGLVSAPVVAVPTSVGYGAAFEGLAPLLTMLNACAPGVGVVNIDNGYGGGHLAAQIAAPRRD comes from the coding sequence GTGGCTGACGGCACCGGTCCGCTCACGCACGCCTCGAAGGCCGTCGCGCAGGGCGACCTGGCAGTCGACGGCGTCGCCGAGCTCGACCACGACCGTGCCCGGCGCCGGGGCTACCCCGAGGCGGTCTTCTGCGAGGGCAAGTCCCCGGCGCAGCTGCGCGCGATCGCCACCGCCCTGCTCGAGCGGCACCGGGGCGCCCCCGCCGAGCAGGTCCCCCGCACGCTGTTCACACGTGCCGACGCCGAGAGGGCGGCCGCGGTCCTGGAGGTCCTCCCCGACGCGTTCCACGATCCCGAGGCGCGGCTGCTGGCGTGGCCGGCGGCGCCGCCCGAGGCGACCGGCGGCCTCGTCGTCGTCGCCTGCGCCGGCACGTCCGACCTGCCGGTCGCGCGCGAGGCCGAGCTCACCGCCCGGTACCTCGGCCGGCGCACCGAGCTCGTCATCGACGTCGGGGTCGCCGGGCTGCACCGGATCCTCGCCCGGACCGGGACGCTGCGCGCCGCCGCGGCCGTGGTGGTGGTGGCCGGCATGGACGGTGCGCTGCCCGGCGTGGTGGCGGGCCTGGTGTCGGCGCCGGTGGTGGCGGTCCCCACCTCGGTCGGCTACGGGGCCGCCTTCGAGGGCCTCGCCCCGCTGCTGACGATGCTCAACGCCTGCGCGCCCGGCGTGGGCGTGGTGAACATCGACAACGGCTACGGCGGCGGCCACCTCGCCGCGCAGATCGCCGCACCCCGCCGGGACTGA
- the larE gene encoding ATP-dependent sacrificial sulfur transferase LarE, giving the protein MTTVLAGEALALADAVGEELRGAAPLGVAYSGGVDSALLLALAVRTLGPDDVVALLGVSPSLARSERARAHDTAAFIGARVVEVATHEGENPEYVRNGVDRCFFCKDELFARISDEVVAAHGLAAVAYGENADDARRPDRPGSRAATNHRVLRPLSVAGLSKAQVRLVARALALPVADKPAAPCLASRIPHGEDVTPEKLRQVERAEEVLRELGFSDGRVRHHGDIARIELPTAEIARAGQEDVRVALDAGIRDAGFRFVVVDLRGIQSGAFTLPLLAVGGRG; this is encoded by the coding sequence ATGACGACCGTGCTGGCCGGTGAGGCGCTGGCCCTGGCCGACGCCGTCGGGGAGGAGCTGCGCGGCGCCGCCCCGCTGGGCGTGGCCTACTCCGGCGGGGTCGACTCGGCCCTCCTCCTCGCCCTCGCGGTGCGCACGCTCGGGCCGGACGACGTCGTCGCCCTCCTCGGCGTCTCCCCCTCCCTGGCGCGCTCCGAGCGGGCGCGCGCCCACGATACGGCCGCCTTCATCGGCGCCCGGGTCGTCGAGGTCGCCACCCACGAGGGCGAGAACCCCGAGTACGTGCGCAACGGCGTCGACCGCTGCTTCTTCTGCAAGGACGAGCTCTTCGCGCGGATCAGCGACGAGGTCGTGGCCGCGCACGGCCTGGCGGCGGTCGCCTACGGGGAGAACGCCGACGACGCCAGGCGGCCCGACCGCCCCGGCTCCCGGGCGGCGACGAACCACCGGGTGCTGCGCCCGCTCTCCGTCGCCGGGCTGTCCAAGGCGCAGGTGCGCCTGGTGGCGCGGGCCCTGGCGCTGCCGGTGGCCGACAAGCCCGCCGCACCGTGCCTGGCCTCCCGCATCCCGCACGGGGAGGACGTCACGCCCGAGAAGCTCCGTCAGGTCGAGCGGGCCGAGGAGGTGCTGCGCGAGCTGGGCTTCTCCGACGGGCGCGTGCGCCACCACGGCGACATCGCCCGCATCGAGCTGCCGACGGCGGAGATCGCCCGCGCGGGCCAGGAGGACGTGCGCGTGGCCCTGGACGCCGGCATCCGCGACGCGGGCTTCCGGTTCGTGGTGGTGGACCTGCGCGGCATCCAGTCCGGCGCGTTCACCCTGCCGCTGCTGGCGGTGGGCGGCCGTGGCTGA
- a CDS encoding vitamin K epoxide reductase family protein: MSTGSSSSHVDGARTSKDVDDLTDDELEAELATLDRTRPSEHQRAGGAPRELGWILVIGGLLGLWAAVELVLSEIKVAGDPNAALACDFNPLIGCGSFITTWQAHALGIPNAVVGTVAFAACLTVGVVLLAGARPARWFWVALTAGATGAIAAIFWFQYQAFFSIRMLCPYCLVVWVVTIPIFVNVLARSAQAGHVRLPETLRRTLVQDRWVIVAVWYVLVVVAAAVIFWDQWLLLLG; the protein is encoded by the coding sequence GTGAGCACCGGTAGCTCCTCATCCCACGTCGACGGCGCACGGACGTCGAAGGACGTCGACGACCTGACCGACGACGAGCTCGAGGCCGAGCTCGCCACCCTCGACCGCACCCGGCCCAGCGAGCACCAGCGGGCCGGCGGGGCACCGCGTGAGCTGGGCTGGATCCTCGTCATCGGCGGCCTGCTGGGCCTGTGGGCGGCCGTGGAGCTGGTGCTCAGCGAGATCAAGGTCGCAGGGGACCCGAACGCGGCGCTCGCGTGCGACTTCAACCCGCTCATCGGGTGCGGCAGCTTCATCACCACGTGGCAGGCGCACGCGCTCGGCATCCCCAACGCGGTCGTCGGCACGGTCGCCTTCGCGGCGTGCCTGACGGTGGGGGTGGTGCTCCTCGCCGGCGCCCGGCCGGCGCGCTGGTTCTGGGTGGCGCTGACCGCCGGGGCCACGGGCGCGATCGCGGCGATCTTCTGGTTCCAGTACCAGGCCTTCTTCAGCATCCGGATGCTGTGCCCGTACTGCCTCGTGGTGTGGGTGGTGACCATCCCGATCTTCGTCAACGTCCTGGCGCGCAGCGCGCAGGCCGGGCACGTGCGCCTGCCCGAGACGCTGCGCCGCACGCTGGTGCAGGACCGCTGGGTGATCGTCGCCGTCTGGTACGTGCTCGTCGTCGTCGCGGCGGCCGTGATCTTCTGGGACCAGTGGTTGCTGCTCCTGGGCTGA
- a CDS encoding LarC family nickel insertion protein, which produces MNAGRPVWLDVSAGVAGDMLLGALVDAGADLGALQAAVDAVVPGSVRLTRAEVVRAGQRATKVDVEPLVDDPPHRRWTTIRGMLEQAELAEETRRHALATFARLAEAEGHVHGTSAEDVHFHEVGALDSIADVVGVCEGLRLLGAGTVTATAIALGEGRIRAAHGDIPVPVPAVAQLAVGWPVVSGAASAPAHDHDHAHDHDGGHTHHHDDDGGGHHHEHGPADHHQPQAQVGAVRPVGELATPTGVALVRALASAAGPMPAMTLAAVGVGAGTKDLPGRPNVVRVLVGEEASGLLTDPDADAAGAVVPGTPAEVVQLEANVDDLDPRLWPGVLARVLEAGALDAWLSPILMKKGRPAHTLHALCPPGAAAEAVSAAILDHTTTLGVRQHAPLHRRVLERTWRAVDVDGQPVRIKVAHDGVAVRQATPEFDDVAAAADALGLPERVVLDRARRAALEARLEPGAPAP; this is translated from the coding sequence CTGAACGCCGGGCGACCGGTCTGGCTGGACGTCAGCGCGGGCGTCGCCGGGGACATGCTCCTCGGCGCGCTCGTCGACGCCGGCGCGGACCTGGGCGCTCTTCAGGCGGCCGTCGACGCCGTGGTGCCGGGCTCGGTGCGGCTCACGCGCGCCGAGGTCGTGCGGGCGGGGCAGCGGGCCACCAAGGTCGACGTCGAGCCGCTCGTCGACGACCCGCCGCACCGGCGCTGGACGACCATCCGCGGCATGCTCGAGCAGGCCGAGCTCGCCGAGGAGACCAGGCGCCATGCGCTGGCGACCTTTGCGCGGCTGGCCGAGGCGGAGGGGCACGTCCACGGCACCAGCGCCGAGGACGTGCACTTCCACGAGGTCGGCGCGCTCGACTCGATCGCCGACGTCGTCGGCGTGTGCGAGGGACTCCGGCTCCTGGGTGCCGGCACCGTCACGGCCACCGCGATCGCGCTCGGCGAGGGGCGGATCCGCGCGGCGCACGGCGACATCCCGGTCCCCGTCCCGGCGGTGGCGCAGCTAGCCGTGGGCTGGCCCGTGGTCTCCGGGGCGGCCTCGGCGCCCGCGCACGACCACGACCATGCCCACGACCACGACGGCGGTCACACGCACCATCACGACGACGACGGCGGCGGGCACCACCACGAGCACGGTCCCGCCGACCACCACCAACCGCAGGCGCAGGTGGGGGCCGTCCGCCCGGTCGGTGAGCTCGCCACGCCGACCGGCGTCGCCCTGGTACGGGCCCTGGCCTCCGCCGCCGGCCCGATGCCTGCGATGACCCTCGCCGCGGTCGGCGTCGGTGCGGGCACCAAGGATCTTCCGGGGCGGCCCAACGTCGTGCGGGTCCTCGTCGGCGAGGAGGCGAGCGGCCTTCTCACGGACCCGGACGCGGACGCCGCGGGCGCGGTCGTTCCCGGCACCCCGGCCGAGGTCGTGCAGCTGGAGGCCAACGTCGATGATCTCGACCCGCGGCTGTGGCCCGGCGTGCTCGCCCGGGTGCTCGAGGCCGGGGCCCTCGACGCCTGGCTCTCCCCCATCCTGATGAAGAAGGGACGGCCCGCGCACACGCTCCACGCCCTGTGCCCGCCTGGGGCCGCCGCCGAAGCCGTCAGCGCGGCGATCCTCGACCACACCACCACGCTGGGCGTGCGCCAGCACGCCCCTCTGCACCGCCGGGTCCTCGAACGCACCTGGCGGGCCGTGGACGTGGACGGCCAGCCGGTGCGCATCAAGGTCGCCCACGACGGCGTGGCCGTCCGCCAGGCCACCCCCGAGTTCGACGACGTCGCCGCGGCGGCCGACGCGCTCGGTCTGCCCGAGCGCGTCGTGCTGGACCGGGCTCGCCGGGCCGCGCTGGAGGCCCGCCTCGAGCCTGGCGCGCCGGCGCCGTGA
- a CDS encoding recombinase family protein, with protein MSALLVGYARCSTDGQDLTAQRDALLGLGVGADRIYVDHGLTGANRERPGLREALAACRAGDTLVVTKLDRLARSLPDARAIADELTTRRISLSLGGSDYDPTHAVGRLLFNVLAMVAEFESDLIRLRTREGMKVAHRTAEIAELFGVGRSTVYRAIERQRVETSADSEETAMR; from the coding sequence GTGAGCGCGCTGCTTGTCGGATACGCCCGATGCTCCACCGATGGACAGGACCTGACAGCTCAACGCGATGCTCTCCTCGGTCTCGGCGTCGGTGCTGACCGGATCTACGTCGATCACGGTCTGACCGGCGCCAATCGTGAGCGACCTGGATTGCGCGAGGCGCTCGCCGCCTGTCGGGCGGGCGACACCTTGGTGGTCACCAAGCTCGATCGCCTTGCCAGGTCACTTCCTGACGCCCGAGCGATCGCCGACGAACTCACCACCCGTCGGATCAGCCTGAGTCTGGGCGGGTCGGACTACGACCCCACCCACGCGGTTGGCCGACTGCTGTTCAACGTGCTTGCCATGGTTGCGGAGTTCGAGTCCGACCTGATCCGGCTGCGCACCCGCGAAGGGATGAAGGTGGCCCACCGCACCGCCGAGATCGCCGAGCTGTTCGGTGTCGGTCGTTCGACCGTCTACCGCGCGATCGAACGGCAACGCGTCGAGACCAGCGCCGACTCTGAGGAGACAGCGATGCGCTGA